The window CCGTCGCTGCACTCAAGCAGGCCAATGGCTTGACGACTGAATCGATCCGCATCGGACAGAAACTGAAACTGCCGGGGCGCGCCGTTGCAAGCGACGCGACGGCTTCCGTGCCGTCGCGCAAGGCGGAAACGAAAGTGGCTTCGCTTGAGCAGAGCAAGCCGACGGAATACAAGCCGCCGGTCGCCAAGGAGAGCGTTTCGGAAGCTGCAGCCAAATCCGATATCGACGCGGTGTCACCGAAGTCGACCGGGATCGGCAAATATCGCTGGCCGGTGCGCGGCGCCGTGGTTGCTGGCTATGGTGCCAATGTCGACGGTAATCGAAATGACGGCATCAATATCTCGGTCCCGGAGGGCACGCCCATCAAGGCGGCCGAAAACGGCGTTGTCATCTATTCCGGCAGCAGCCTGAAGGAACTCGGAAATGCCGTCCTGGTCCGCCACGACGACGGCACCGTCACCGTCTACGGCAACGCTTCGGAACTCAAGGTTCAGAGGGGCCAGAAGGTCCAGCGGGGCCAGACGCTCGCCTCTTCGGGCATGACCGGTCGGGCCACCCGGCCGCAGGTGCATTTCGAAGTCCGCAAGAACGCGACCCCGGTGAACCCGGCGACCTATCTCGAATAGCCGTTACGGTGCCTCTTTAAGCGCCCCCGCCCCGTCCTCAGGCGGGGTCGCTCAATGACCGGCGCAGGCGCCCCGCAAGATCCTGAATGAACTGCCAGGCGACCCGGCCGGACCTCGATCCTCGTGTCGTCGCCCATTCGAGCGCATCGGCGTGAAGGGTTTCTTGCTCGACGGGCAAGCCATAGTAGCGGGCGTAGCCGTCGACCATGGCGAGATAATCCTCCTGGCTGCATTTGTGGAAGCCAAGCCAAAGGCCGAAGCGATCGGACAGGGAGACCTTTTCCTCGACCGCCTCGGATGGGTTGATCGCGGTCGACTGCTCGTTTTCCATCATGTTGCGCGGCAGAAGGTGTCGGCGGTTCGACGTCGCATAAAGCACCACATTGGCCGGACGGCCCTCGACGCCGCCGTCCAGAACGGCCTTCAACGACTTGTAGGACGTGTCGTCGTGGTCGAAGGAAAGGTCGTCGCAGAAAACGATGACGGGCATCGGCGCGACCTTGAGGATTTCCATCAGGGCCGGTAGCGTCGCGATGTCTTCCCGGTGCACTTCGACGAGTTTTAGTGCGGCGCCGGTTTCGCGGGCCACCTGCGCGTGGACGGCCTTGATGAGCGAAGACTTGCCCATGCCCCGCGCACCCCAGAGCAGGACGTTGTTTGCCGGATAGCCCTCGGCAAAACGGAGCGTGTTGTCGAAAAGGATGTCGCGAACATGATCCACGCCAGTAATCAGCGCAAGTTCGATCCGATTCGGTTTCGTCACCGGCTGCAGATGCCGCGTTGCCGGCGCCCAGACGAAGCATTCCGCCGCAGCCCAGTCGTTGACCGCTTCACCCGGACCGGCAATCCGTTCGAGTGCTGCCGACAGCTTCTGTATTTCAGTGATGAGGACGTCGATCTTGCTTTGGTGCATCTGCTTGTCTCCGGATCGCCGGGTCTGCGGTTCGCCGCGGACGTGACGCGGTCACTCTGCGGTTTGTCCCGTCACGCCGCCTTCAGCGGGCTCTGACGAGGGGTGGTGGGGCGATTTTCCTCGCTAGCACGGTGGTTTGCGCTGGAAAAGCCCGAGCGCGCGTGCGCGAGGGGTTCTCCTATCGCGCAATTTGTGTCAGAGGCAGGAGCAACGGAGCAGGGCACCGACTTTATTGTCGTGGAATCAATCCCCATATTCCGCCGGATTTCGCGCGGGAAAGCAACCGCGCAGTTGAACTCAAGGAGTGATCGATGTTCATTACCGAAGCTTTCGCACAGACGACTGCCCCGGCCGCCGGCGGCGCCGATATCCTGATGTCCATCCTGCCGTTCATCCTGATCTTCGTGGTGATGTACTTCCTGATCATTCGGCCTCAGCGCGCGCAGATGAAGCGTCGTGAAGAGCTCTTGAAGAACATTCGCCGCGGCGATCAGGTGGTCACCGGCGGCGGCATCGTCGGCAAGGTGACGAAGGTCGTCGACGATGCGGAACTCGAAGTGGAGATCGCGGAGGGCCTCAAGGTGCGTGTCGTGCGTAGCGGTATTTCCGAGGTCCGCGTCAAGGGCGAGCCCGTCAAGGAGTAAAGACCGGCGCAGGCCATGACCAGCTGCTGTATGTTTCCCGGGGACCGTGCGGCAATTCAAAGCACCTCGGCGATCTTTGCGCGTCTGAAAGGATGCGCGGAGCTGTAGCGCATCGGCCCGTGGAGCCGTAGGCTTGGCGATGGAGCATTCGACGCATGCCCAAATTCTCGCCGCTGAAGAACGCCGTCATCTGGCTCGTCGTTCTGGCTGGTTTTGCCTTCGCTTTGCCGAACCTCCTCCCCGAGGAGCAGCTTGCCGGTTGGCCGAGATGGCTGCCGCATCGCCAGGTCCCGCTTGGGCTCGATCTGCAAGGCGGTGCCGACATCACGCTGAAGGTCAGCCGCGAAGACATCGTGGCCGAGCGGTTGGATGCGGCCATCGATGCGATCAGCCGGGCGCTAAGGGGCGCTGACATCGGCTATACTGGCCTGGCCGGCAGGGGGCAGGTCATTCAGCTTCGGCTTCGCGACGCTGCGAAGCTGCAAGACGCACGCGAAGCCTTGCGCGCGTTGACAGCGCCCGACAATGAGCTGGTACTTGCCGCTGAGCCATCGACGCCGGAGGGGGCGCTTCGCTTTCACCTGACCGACGAGGCTATCGATCGCCGCGTGGCCGAGTCGGTGTCCCGCTCCACCGAAGTCATTCGCCGGCGTGTTGGCGAGGTCGTGCCCGTGGAGCCGGCGATCGAGCGCCGGGGCGACGGCCGGGTCAGGGTGCAAGTACCTGGATTGGATGACCCGCAACCGCTGAAGGATGTCTTGAGCCAGCGCGGGACCGTCAGCTTTCACTGGCTCGATTTGTCGATGCGGGGTGAGCAGGCGGTCGATCAGCGACCGCCGGCATCGTCCGAAGTTCTTTATTCCCTTGACGATCCGCCCGTTCCCTACTTGGTCGAAAAGCGCGCACTTGTCGGCCCGGATGATTTTCTCTCCGCGCAGCCGGTCTCCGATCCGTCGACCGGAGAGCCTGCTGTCGACGTCACGCTCAAGCCAGAGGCCCTGTCCCGGATTGCACCGACGCTGCAGGCGGATGCGGGGCGGCAGTTCGCAATCGTGCTCGATGGGCAGGTCGTATCGACGCCTACCGTCGCTGATGCGTTCAGGGGCGACACGGCCCGGATCTCGGGCACCATGTCCGAGGAGGGGGCGAACGATCTCGCTGTAGTGCTGCGGGCCGGTCCGCTGCCCGTTTCCCTGACGGTCATCGAGGAACGGACCGTCGGACCCGAGTTCGGCATTGATGCCATCGAAAACGGCCTGAAAGCAGGATTGATAGCTGCGCTGGCCGTTGCGGCTTGCATGGTCGGCTTCTACGGTTTTTTCGGGCTCGTCGCCGTGGCGGCGCTCGTCGTCAACGTCGTGCTGATCATCGCCGTCCTGTCCCTGCTGGGTGTGACGCTGACATTGCCCGGCATCGCGGGAATCATCCTTACGATCGGAATGGCGGTCGACTCGAACGTCCTCATTTATGAGCGGCTGCGCGAGGAGGCACGCAACAGCAGCGAACCACTGCGAAAAGCGCTCGACAATGGCTTTTCGCGTGTATTGAAAAGCATTCTCGACGCAAATCTCTCGATATTCGCCGCGGGTGCCCTGCTTTTCTTGCTCGGGTCCGGCACCATACGTGGCTTTGCGGCAACGCTTGCCATCGGCAGCATCACCACCATCCTGACGGCGCACAGCCTGACGCGTCGCCTCATTCGCGGCTGGTATCGGCGGCGTCGGCCGCGGCACCTGCCGAGAGGCATTCGCACTGGCTTCTTCGCTGAAGCCGATATGCGCTTCATGGCCATCCGCAACCCGGTCTTCATTTTGATGGCGGCGCTTTCGCTTTCGGCGTTTGTCGTGCTGGTCGGTGTCGGCCTCAACATGGGTGCCGATTTCAAGGGCGGCTCGCTTGTCGAGCTGCGCGCGAAGACGGATGCCGCAGACATCGCCGACATTCGCGCGCGTCTTGACGAACTCAATCTCGGCGAGGCCCGCGTTGAGCGGCTCGGCTCTCCGCGCGACGTTCTCGTTCGCATTCCTTCGCAGGACGCTGGCGACAATGCCGAACAGACCGCGGTGACATTGCTGCGCGCCGAGCTCGAGGATGAATATGTGCTTCGACGCGTGGATGTGGTCGGGCCGGCGGTTTCCGGGGAACTGACGCGGGCGGGAACGATAGCCCTCGCAGCCGCGATGCTGGCCATCATCCTTTATGTAGGGCTTCGATTCGGCTGGCGGTTCGCTGTCGGCGCCATCGTCGCAATGCTCTGCGACGTGCTCCTCACGCTGGGTTTCCTCGTCGTCACCGGGATGGAGTTCAACCTCGTAAGCATTGCCGCGCTGCTTACGATTGTCTGCTACTCGCTGAACGATACGATGGTGGTTTATGATCGCATCCGCGAGAATCTCCTACGCTACAGGAGGATGCCGCTTTCGGTCTTGATCGACACGTCGATCAATCAGACCCTGTCCCGTACGGTTCTGACGGCCGTGACAACGGCGCTGGCGCTTGCCGCCCTTTATCTCTTCGGCGGCAGCCGGCTTGTCGAATCCTTCAGCGCAATCCTCCTTTTCGGCGTGCTTGTCGGTACACTTTCCTCGATCTATATCGCGGGGCCGGTGCTCATTCTCTTCAATCGCCGAAACAATCGACTCGATAACGAGTTGGGAGAGCCGGAAGCGACGCCGGAACAGACAGCAAGGGGTGCATCCTGACGATGGCAAAAGGCATTGAAATGCGCGAAGCGCATTTTCCGGGACGCGCACCGATCGACGCCTATGGCAATGGCGGATTCCGCTTTGCCGACATGTCGCATCGCGGCTCGGTGCTGATGCTGCCCTCCGGCATCTACGCCTGGGACGTGGTGGAAGGCGATCCGCTGGCGATCGCCAAGTTCCAGCGCATCTTGCAAGAGGCGCATGAAATCGAAGTGCTGCTCGTCGGCACCGGGCGTGAAATCCGTCGCTTGCCCGCGGATCTGAAATCGGCGCTCAAGGCGGCCAACATATCCTCCGATCCCATGAATACAGGCGCAGCGGTGAGGACCTACAATGTAATGTTGGCGGAATCGCGTGCCGTCGCTGCCGCGCTGATCGCGGTTTGACGAGGTCCGAAGGAAGTTCAAGCCGTGCAACAGCCAGACTCCCAGATTCTCGCAACGCTGCGGGATACCGACCGCGACCGCTATCTCGCCTGCCTTCTCTCGCCCCCGGAGAAGCGGCATTCCCTGGCGGCTCTCTATGCATTTTACGCCGAGATCGCGCGTGTCCGTGACGTCATTCGCGAACCCCTGCCGGGGGAAATCAGGCTGCAATGGTGGCACGACCTGCTCGGCAACGATCAGTCGACAGGCGAGGGGCATCCACTCGCCGAGGCACTGCTTGCCTGCATCCGTGAGCACCGCCTGCCGGTCGCCGTTCTACAGGACATGATCGACGCACGGATTTTCGATCTTTATGACGATCCCATGGGGGACCGGTCGGCTCTGGAGGGCTATGCCGGCGAGACGGCATGCGCGCTCATCCAGCTTGCGTCCCTGATAATTGATCCGGAGAATGCCGCTGCATCGGCGGAAGCGGCGGGCCATGCTGGCGTCGCCCAGACGATCGCCGGCCTGCTGCTGCTTTTGCCGCTGCACTGCCGGCGCGGTCAGGTCTATTTTCCGGGCGAGATCCTGCGCGCGACCGGCCTCGACAGGGAGACGCTGCTCGAGGCACGCGACGAGGAGGCGATCGGTCGAGCCGTGCGCGCATTCTGCGGTCTCGGCCGTGACCATCTCATGAAGGCCCGCAGCAGCATGGGTTCGATCTCCAAGCGGAACTTCGCGGCCTTTATTCCGGTCGCCTTGGCCGGGCCGGTCTTCGACCGCGCCGAGGCTGCGGCAGGGAGCATTCTCAAGCAGGCCATTCAACCGCCGCAGTGGCAGCGGCAATGGTGGATGTGGAGGGCCAGCCGGCGGCGGCGCTTTTAAGCGAAGGCACCGGCGGCCGATCTGCATCTCCGTGCAATTGGTCAAGTTGGCGCAAGTCTGAAGCGCTAGACCTATCGGAATCCTGTCGCCTGGAAGAGGCCCGCGTCAATGCTGTGGTTGCTGTTCATCGCTGTGGTTGTTTGCGCCGGCGCATTCTATATGCGGATGAATGCGCGCGCGGAGCGCGACGTTGCCAACCCGGATGCGGGCCTAGCGATGGTGGAATTCGGCCGCGCCTTTCCGGAGGAGGCCATCCGGGCCTTGCACTCGACCGTCGACAACAGGGCGATCTTCCTGCGCCTGCACGACGGCAAGGCCGGCTTTATCCAGTCTCACGGCTCGCATTATGTGTGCCATGTCATTCAGCCGGGAAAGGTGCGGGTAAACGGCTCCGAAAGCGGCCGGGGGCTCATCGTGCACTTCCCGGATTTCGCCTACCTGGACAATAGCTTCGAATTCAGGACGGCCGCGGAAGCAGCCGAGGTTTCGCTTTGGCTGCTCGGCAGCTTCAGCCCCCAGTCGGATTTTGACTCACCTGCCGAAGCCGGCCAGACGGCACAGGCGCGGGAGTGAGCTTCAAGAGGTGCTTCCCAGCCAGGCCGCGCAATCGGCGAGCGCGCGTGACGCCGTCGCCTGCTTCTTTGCAAGTGCCTTTTCCTTGCCGCGGAATCGCTTGGCTCCTTCGGGCTTGGTCACTGCGCCGGGCTCCAGGGGTGGGAACAGGCCGAAATTGATGTTCATCGGCTGGAATGAGCGCTTGCCCGGCTCGTCGTCGGAAACGACGTGGCCACCGGTGATGTGGTTCAGGAGCGAACCGAAGGCAGTGGTGGCCGGCGGCACCGAGGGTGCTTCACCCTTACGCTCCGCCGCGGCGAAGCGGCCCGCGAGCAGTCCGATGCTGGCACTTTCCACATAGCCTTCGCAGCCGGTGATCTGTCCGGCGAAACGCAGGCCCGGGCGCGATTTCAGCGTCAGCGAGCGGTCGAGCAGTGTCGGCGAGTTGATGTAGGTGTTGCGGTGCAGGCCGCCGAGGCGAGCGAATTCAGCGTTCTCGAGGCCGGGAATCATTCGGAAGACCTCCGTCTGGGCGCCGTATTTCAGCTTCGTCTGAAAGCCGACCATGTTGTAGAGCGTGCCAAGCGCGTTGTCCTGGCGGAGCTGGACCACGGCATAGGGCTTCACGCCGGGATTATGGGCATTGGTGAGGCCCATGGGCTTCATCGGCCCGTGGCGTAGCGTTTCCCGCCCCCGCTCGGCCATCACCTCGATCGGCAGGCAGCCGTCGAAATAGGGTGTGCCTTCCCATTCCTTGAAGCCGGTGGTGTCGCTGGCAAGCAGCGCATCGAGGAAGGCGTTATACTGCTCCTCCGTCATCGGGCAATTGATATAGTCCTTGCCCGTGCCGCCGGGGCCGACTTTGTCGTAGCGCGACTGATACCAGCAGATGTCCATGTCGATCGTCTCGGTATAGACGATCGGGGCGATGGCATCGAAGAAGGCGAGCGCATCGGCGCCCGTTTCCTGGCGAATGGCCTCTGCAAGACCGGGCGCGGTCAGCGGCCCGGTGGCGATGATGGCGAGATCCCACTCCCTCGGCGGCAGGCCGGTTATTTCCTCGCGCACCACGGTGATCAACGGATGGCTATCGATGGCCGCGCTGACGGCCCCGGAGAATCCCTCGCGATCGACGGCAAGCGCACCGCCGGCCGGCACCTGATTGCCGTCGGCGGCGCGCATGATCAGCGACCCCGCCAGGCGCATTTCGGCATGCAGCACGCCCACCGCATTGCTGGTGGCGTCGTCGGAGCGGAAGGAATTGGAGCAGACGAGTTCCGCGAGCCCGTCGCTCTTATGCGCATCAGTGCCGCGCACACCGCGCATTTCGTGCAGGACGACCGGTACGCCGGCTTCGGCGATCTGCCAGGCGGCTTCAGAGCCGGCAAGCCCGCCGCCGATGACATGGATGGGAGAAAAGGAGGAGGAGGTCTTATTCATGCGCGGCTTCCTACCATAGCCGTCTCTCGCTTCCAATTGCGAAGAAACGAAAACGGCGCCCGGAAGGCGCCGTCTTGGTAGGTGTGAAGGCTCGGTCCCGATTTAGCGGAAGGAGCGGGACGCAATGTTGCGGATATCGTAGCGGGTGATGCCGATATCGTTGAGAGCGTGGTTCGACAGGCCGCCCAGTTCGGCGACGGTGCGGCGGTAGTTGATCCAGCTTTTTGCGATACGAATGGGGTTCATGGCCGTTTTCCTCAAGATCTGTTCGCGACAGTGATTGTCTGCGTCGTTGAGGTTCTTATACGCTTGTCCAACGGCAAGATGGAGTGCAAAGAAAATGCATCTGCTATGCATTTGTGCACTGCATCGCTGAATTCCTGTGCAAAGATCGCTTCCGCTCGAAAATGTCTCATCCCTATTCCGTTCAGGGATGACGCGACCCTAGCCGCCAACTCCATGGATTGCTTTGCTTTTTGGGAAATGTCGCACACTGCCCATCGGAGGGCGCGGTGGGATACGCAGAGGCGAACTGCGTTCCTTCGCAGGTGCGAGATGCAGCCGATCTTCTTGACGGAACCAGATACAAAAAAACGCCCGCCGGCGGAGCCGGAAGGCGTTTTCGATGCCGTTGTCGGCGAGGAAGCTCGGAAGCTTACTTGACAGCCTGGCGAGCGACGTAAGGGATGTCGGCGCGGCCGATGCCGAGGTCGTTCAGTTCGCGGTCGCTCATGCGGCCGAGTTCGTTGCAGGTCTGACGGTACTTGCGCCAATTGTTGAAAGAACGCGTGAAGTTCATGATCTATCCTTTCCAGGGTCCTGCCA is drawn from Sinorhizobium sojae CCBAU 05684 and contains these coding sequences:
- a CDS encoding phytoene/squalene synthase family protein; the encoded protein is MQQPDSQILATLRDTDRDRYLACLLSPPEKRHSLAALYAFYAEIARVRDVIREPLPGEIRLQWWHDLLGNDQSTGEGHPLAEALLACIREHRLPVAVLQDMIDARIFDLYDDPMGDRSALEGYAGETACALIQLASLIIDPENAAASAEAAGHAGVAQTIAGLLLLLPLHCRRGQVYFPGEILRATGLDRETLLEARDEEAIGRAVRAFCGLGRDHLMKARSSMGSISKRNFAAFIPVALAGPVFDRAEAAAGSILKQAIQPPQWQRQWWMWRASRRRRF
- a CDS encoding ATP-binding protein, coding for MHQSKIDVLITEIQKLSAALERIAGPGEAVNDWAAAECFVWAPATRHLQPVTKPNRIELALITGVDHVRDILFDNTLRFAEGYPANNVLLWGARGMGKSSLIKAVHAQVARETGAALKLVEVHREDIATLPALMEILKVAPMPVIVFCDDLSFDHDDTSYKSLKAVLDGGVEGRPANVVLYATSNRRHLLPRNMMENEQSTAINPSEAVEEKVSLSDRFGLWLGFHKCSQEDYLAMVDGYARYYGLPVEQETLHADALEWATTRGSRSGRVAWQFIQDLAGRLRRSLSDPA
- the secDF gene encoding protein translocase subunit SecDF, with amino-acid sequence MPKFSPLKNAVIWLVVLAGFAFALPNLLPEEQLAGWPRWLPHRQVPLGLDLQGGADITLKVSREDIVAERLDAAIDAISRALRGADIGYTGLAGRGQVIQLRLRDAAKLQDAREALRALTAPDNELVLAAEPSTPEGALRFHLTDEAIDRRVAESVSRSTEVIRRRVGEVVPVEPAIERRGDGRVRVQVPGLDDPQPLKDVLSQRGTVSFHWLDLSMRGEQAVDQRPPASSEVLYSLDDPPVPYLVEKRALVGPDDFLSAQPVSDPSTGEPAVDVTLKPEALSRIAPTLQADAGRQFAIVLDGQVVSTPTVADAFRGDTARISGTMSEEGANDLAVVLRAGPLPVSLTVIEERTVGPEFGIDAIENGLKAGLIAALAVAACMVGFYGFFGLVAVAALVVNVVLIIAVLSLLGVTLTLPGIAGIILTIGMAVDSNVLIYERLREEARNSSEPLRKALDNGFSRVLKSILDANLSIFAAGALLFLLGSGTIRGFAATLAIGSITTILTAHSLTRRLIRGWYRRRRPRHLPRGIRTGFFAEADMRFMAIRNPVFILMAALSLSAFVVLVGVGLNMGADFKGGSLVELRAKTDAADIADIRARLDELNLGEARVERLGSPRDVLVRIPSQDAGDNAEQTAVTLLRAELEDEYVLRRVDVVGPAVSGELTRAGTIALAAAMLAIILYVGLRFGWRFAVGAIVAMLCDVLLTLGFLVVTGMEFNLVSIAALLTIVCYSLNDTMVVYDRIRENLLRYRRMPLSVLIDTSINQTLSRTVLTAVTTALALAALYLFGGSRLVESFSAILLFGVLVGTLSSIYIAGPVLILFNRRNNRLDNELGEPEATPEQTARGAS
- a CDS encoding Mth938-like domain-containing protein gives rise to the protein MAKGIEMREAHFPGRAPIDAYGNGGFRFADMSHRGSVLMLPSGIYAWDVVEGDPLAIAKFQRILQEAHEIEVLLVGTGREIRRLPADLKSALKAANISSDPMNTGAAVRTYNVMLAESRAVAAALIAV
- a CDS encoding DUF1127 domain-containing protein produces the protein MNPIRIAKSWINYRRTVAELGGLSNHALNDIGITRYDIRNIASRSFR
- a CDS encoding DUF1127 domain-containing protein, yielding MNFTRSFNNWRKYRQTCNELGRMSDRELNDLGIGRADIPYVARQAVK
- the trmFO gene encoding methylenetetrahydrofolate--tRNA-(uracil(54)-C(5))-methyltransferase (FADH(2)-oxidizing) TrmFO, translating into MNKTSSSFSPIHVIGGGLAGSEAAWQIAEAGVPVVLHEMRGVRGTDAHKSDGLAELVCSNSFRSDDATSNAVGVLHAEMRLAGSLIMRAADGNQVPAGGALAVDREGFSGAVSAAIDSHPLITVVREEITGLPPREWDLAIIATGPLTAPGLAEAIRQETGADALAFFDAIAPIVYTETIDMDICWYQSRYDKVGPGGTGKDYINCPMTEEQYNAFLDALLASDTTGFKEWEGTPYFDGCLPIEVMAERGRETLRHGPMKPMGLTNAHNPGVKPYAVVQLRQDNALGTLYNMVGFQTKLKYGAQTEVFRMIPGLENAEFARLGGLHRNTYINSPTLLDRSLTLKSRPGLRFAGQITGCEGYVESASIGLLAGRFAAAERKGEAPSVPPATTAFGSLLNHITGGHVVSDDEPGKRSFQPMNINFGLFPPLEPGAVTKPEGAKRFRGKEKALAKKQATASRALADCAAWLGSTS
- the yajC gene encoding preprotein translocase subunit YajC, with product MFITEAFAQTTAPAAGGADILMSILPFILIFVVMYFLIIRPQRAQMKRREELLKNIRRGDQVVTGGGIVGKVTKVVDDAELEVEIAEGLKVRVVRSGISEVRVKGEPVKE